From a single Maniola hyperantus chromosome 3, iAphHyp1.2, whole genome shotgun sequence genomic region:
- the LOC138404716 gene encoding uncharacterized protein, whose translation MNNSKVIFSVILLVCITQSLDCARLKRNAEEEEIKPVKEPEPKEEPKPKEPKPKEPKPKEPEPKEPEPPKSGGTEYGSTGTSTGPDISNLLSKLNPKELISRITVIFKKIVPKSE comes from the exons ATGAATAATTCTAAG gtGATCTTCAGCGTTATTTTGCTTGTATGCATCACCCAATCTCTCGACTGTGCTCGACTGAAGAGAAATGctgaagaagaagaaattaaACCTGTGAAAGAACCTGAACCTAAAGAAGAACCTAAACCTAAAGAACCTAAACCTAAAGAACCTAAACCTAAAGAACCTGAACCTAAAGAACCTGAACCTCCCAAAAGTGGTGGCACTGAATATGGCTCCACTGGGACTTCTACTGGCCCCGACATATCCAATTTGTTGAGCAAACTGAACCCTAAGGAGTTAATCAGTCGAATCAccgtaatatttaaaaaaattgtacctaaatctgAATAA